One Candidatus Eisenbacteria bacterium genomic window carries:
- a CDS encoding acetyl-CoA C-acyltransferase: MNATSGWILGGVRTPFAKAGGVFRRVPAYELGRVAVAEAIARAELDPARLDEVILGNCAMPAESANSSRVVALRAGVPERVPAFTVHRNCASGMEAVASALYRIAAGDAKLVMAGGMENMTRIPLNFPPQYAEWLEGLMRAKTPVQKLGQFARFRPAMLKPTIALAEGLTDLVCGLNMGQTAEVLAREFRIGREAQDVYALRSHQRAIAGREALREEIVPVFAAPKYEPVRDDVGPREGQTLASLARLKPYFDRRNGTVTVGNACQVTDGAVALLIGDEATAQSWPVPPLGRVRSFAFAGLQPQRMGLGPVFASAKALEKAGLSLADMELFEINEAFAAQVLACLAAMKSDEFSRRELGRDRALGEVPEERLNVNGGAIALGHPVGSSGARLLLTLLLEMRRRGAKLGLASMCVGGGQGAAFVLERA; the protein is encoded by the coding sequence ATGAACGCGACGAGTGGCTGGATCCTGGGCGGGGTGCGAACGCCGTTCGCGAAGGCGGGCGGCGTTTTCCGCCGGGTGCCCGCCTACGAGCTCGGGCGCGTGGCCGTCGCCGAGGCCATCGCCCGCGCGGAGCTGGATCCGGCGCGGCTCGACGAGGTGATCCTCGGCAACTGCGCCATGCCGGCCGAATCCGCGAACTCCTCGCGCGTCGTCGCGCTGCGCGCCGGCGTGCCGGAGCGCGTGCCGGCGTTCACCGTGCACCGCAATTGCGCCTCCGGCATGGAGGCCGTCGCGAGCGCGCTCTACCGGATCGCCGCGGGTGACGCGAAGCTGGTCATGGCCGGCGGCATGGAGAACATGACCCGCATCCCGCTGAACTTCCCGCCGCAGTACGCCGAGTGGCTCGAGGGGCTGATGCGCGCGAAGACCCCGGTGCAGAAGCTCGGGCAGTTCGCCCGCTTCCGGCCGGCGATGCTGAAGCCGACGATCGCGCTCGCCGAAGGCCTCACCGATCTCGTGTGCGGGCTCAACATGGGCCAGACCGCCGAGGTGCTGGCGCGCGAGTTCCGCATCGGGCGCGAAGCGCAGGACGTCTATGCGCTGCGCAGCCACCAGCGCGCGATCGCCGGTCGCGAGGCGCTGCGCGAGGAGATCGTTCCGGTCTTCGCCGCCCCGAAGTACGAGCCGGTGCGCGACGACGTCGGGCCGCGCGAGGGGCAGACGCTCGCCTCGCTCGCCAGGCTCAAGCCCTACTTCGACCGCCGCAACGGCACGGTCACGGTCGGCAACGCCTGCCAGGTGACCGACGGGGCGGTGGCGCTGCTGATCGGCGACGAAGCGACGGCGCAGTCGTGGCCGGTGCCGCCGCTGGGCCGGGTGCGGTCGTTCGCGTTCGCGGGCCTGCAGCCGCAGCGCATGGGGCTGGGTCCCGTCTTCGCCTCGGCGAAGGCGCTCGAGAAGGCCGGGCTGTCGCTGGCCGACATGGAACTGTTCGAGATCAACGAGGCGTTCGCGGCCCAGGTGCTCGCCTGCCTGGCGGCGATGAAGTCCGACGAGTTCTCCAGGCGCGAGCTGGGCCGCGACCGCGCGCTCGGCGAGGTGCCGGAGGAGCGGCTCAACGTCAACGGCGGCGCGATCGCGCTGGGCCATCCGGTCGGCTCGAGCGGCGCGCGGCTCCTCCTGACGCTGCTGCTCGAGATGCGGCGGCGTGGCGCGAAGCTCGGACTCGCCTCGATGTGCGTCGGCGGCGGGCAGGGCGCGGCGTTCGTCCTGGAGCGCGCGTGA